In a single window of the Elaeis guineensis isolate ETL-2024a chromosome 4, EG11, whole genome shotgun sequence genome:
- the LOC105042884 gene encoding LOW QUALITY PROTEIN: uncharacterized protein (The sequence of the model RefSeq protein was modified relative to this genomic sequence to represent the inferred CDS: inserted 1 base in 1 codon), whose product MELQRGSLARPPSGRRYQLVSHRGPRDGSTIHPFSTSMGQDVALECENHLQTESRLKIVGPSRCSTKVEERDTKGQPTSRYYHLKSLDGDFKESSLSCTPSLHCKSMPSRCLGVDVNDNGVLKRGSVYQSSKEVTRIRKLREGRRKVELANDDDDAFLSFEIVDSLPEPMSKEAVVPLQQNQSPLVLLNAEPALPCVDTSHSVTSTSMEFLDLSFRDLPEEPLNPQTSCSSFVAEENSSADNLLEICLHTEDANHLYTDAAPKLLQTGSFGELRSKCNRMLGPENNGNIINEKEMIKSLPKSLSAKAGNFSSSCQSVNASPKNRFSPFKRMLDPIMKSKSMRNPSVMETENAEGTANNLAGITRNGLSXKSLLNDFSKVNQKIEYDGQLSGKDQVLTTVSSPAHLHGILKLETKNGTPSFEFSIKDPENVLSAKTWRTDNAFNWVYTFHSCKRKINNTGKGTKDRHGQSSPVIGQMQVSCYLCSEVRENGLLDNSAVTQFILYDVAQARRSFSVEERSQCSSDSIRPRTNIISESSIADGPLERSNSLERQLHVRHAFSSCDSDASTSYPWSPADLLPHLEIAAIVIQIPFNKKETSKDMKTEEVGSHENSNLSSVTRVDQDRETMAGSLDPGIMKVVIPSGTHGLSSTDEGGPSSLLDRWRFGGGCDCGGWDMACPIAVFGNTSADDWADYSTMESQKPMVLFAEGSKEKLPALSMMADGKGQYSVDFHARLSTLQAFSVCIALLHVSEASLAVGHEKSKQRLYSDSLKLLLEEEVRHLIEAVAVEEKRKAKKKVEQIPPSFFLDPPFSPMGRV is encoded by the exons ATGGAGCTGCAGAGGGGCTCGCTCGCTCGACCACCCTCAGGTCGTCGGTATCAGCTTGTCAGCCACCGGGGACCCCGTGATGGAAGCACCATTCATCCG TTCAGTACATCTATGGGGCAAGATGTAGCCTTGGAATGTGAAAACCATTTGCAAACGGAATCAAGGCTAAAAATTGTTGGTCCCTCACGTTGCAGTACAAAAGTAGAGGAAAGAGATACCAAAGGACAGCCCACGAGCAGATATTATCACTTGAAGAGTCTGGATGGTGACTTCAAGGAATCGAGCCTCAGCTGTACTCCAAGCCTCCATTGCAAAAGCATGCCTTCCAGGTGTCTTGGAGTAGATGTGAATGATAACGGAGTGCTAAAGAGGGGTTCTGTATATCAGAGCTCCAAAGAGGTAACGAGAATTAGGAAgctaagagagggaagaagaaaagtAGAATTGgccaatgatgatgatgatgcttTCCTGTCCTTTGAGATTGTTGATTCATTGCCTGAGCCTATGTCAAAAGAAGCAGTTGTGCCTCTGCAGCAAAACCAATCACCTCTTGTTCTTTTAAATGCTGAGCCAGCATTACCATGTGTTGACACAAGTCACTCAGTTACAAGTACATCGATGGAGTTCCTAGATCTTTCCTTCCGTGATCTTCCTGAAGAGCCCTTGAATCCTCAAACTTCATGCTCAAGTTTTGTTGCAGAAGAAAATAGTTCAGCAGATAATCTCTTGGAGATCTGTCTGCACACTGAGGATGCCAATCATCTTTATACTGATGCAGCTCCTAAGCTGTTGCAAACAGGTTCATTTGGAGAACTAAGATCTAAATGTAATCGGATGCTTGGTCCGGAAAATAATGGAAACATCATTAATGAGAAAGAGATGATTAAATCCCTCCCAAAGTCCTTATCAGCAAAGGCGGGAAATTTTAGCTCATCTTGTCAGTCTGTTAATGCCAGCCCAAAAAATCGGTTTAGCCCATTCAAGCGAATGTTGGATCCGATCATGAAATCCAAGTCTATGCGAAACCCATCAGTCATGGAAACAGAAAATGCTGAAGGCACAGCTAACAATCTTGCAGGAATCACGAGGAATGGATTAT GCAAATCGTTGTTGAATGATTTCTCAAAGGTGAATCAAAAAATAGAGTATGATGGGCAGTTGAGTGGTAAAGACCAAGTTCTGACCACTGTTTCTTCACCTGCTCACCTACATGGCATTCTTAAATTGGAGACTAAGAATGGCACACCATCATttgagttctctataaaagatccaGAAAATGTTCTTTCTGCAAAGACATGGAGAACAGATAATGCATTTAACTGGGTCTACACCTTCCATAGTTGTAAAAGAAAGATCAATAATACTGGGAAGGGTACTAAAGACAGGCACGGACAGTCATCTCCAGTGATTGGACAGATGCAGGTCTCTTGTTATCTGTGCTCGGAAGTGAGAGAAAATGGATTGTTGGATAACTCTGCTGTAACACAATTCATTCTATATGATGTTGCCCAGGCAAGAAGGAGCTTTTCTGTTGAAGAAAGATCTCAGTGCTCTTCAGATTCCATTCGACCTCGCACAAACATTATTTCTGAAAGCTCAATAGCAGATGGCCCTCTAGAGAGAAGTAATTCATTGGAGCGCCAACTTCATGTAAGACATGCTTTTAGTAGTTGTGACTCAGATGCCTCGACTTCTTACCCTTGGTCACCAGCAGATCTGCTTCCACACCTGGAAATTGCTGCTATTGTAATTCAAATTCCTTTTAATAAGAAGGAGACctcaaaagatatgaaaacagagGAGGTCGGTTCCCAtgaaaattctaatttatcaagtGTTACTAGAGTTGATCAAGATAGGGAGACAATGGCCGGTAGCCTGGATCCTGGAATTATGAAGGTGGTTATCCCAAGTGGGACACATGGGTTGTCAAGTACTGATGAAGGTGGTCCATCATCATTATTAGATAGATGGAGATTTGGTGGAGGCTGTGATTGTGGTGGCTGGGACATGGCCTGCCCAATTGCTGTTTTTGGTAATACCAGTGCTGATGATTGGGCAGATTATTCAACAATGGAAAGTCAAAAGCCCATGGTTCTATTTGCCGAG GGAAGCAAAGAAAAGTTACCTGCATTATCTATGATGGCTGATGGGAAAGGACAGTATTCAGTTGATTTTCATGCACGGTTATCTACATTACAGGCATTCTCTGTCTGCATTGCCTTATTACATGTTTCAGAAGCCTCTTTAGCTGTTGGTCACGAGAAGAGCAAGCAGAGGCTATATTCTGATTCACTGAAGTTACTACTTGAGGAAGAAGTGAGACACTTAATCGAAGCAGTTGCAgtagaagagaaaaggaaagcaaagaagaaagTAGAACAAATCCCTCCATCTTTCTTCCTTGACCCACCTTTTTCTCCAATGGGCCGAGTCTAG
- the LOC105042885 gene encoding tubulin beta-6 chain, giving the protein MREILHIQAGQCGNQIGSKFWEVVCDEHGIDKKGIYVGTSPLQLERVNVYYNEASGGRYVPRAVLMDLEPGTMDALRTGPYGKIFRPDNFVFGQSGAGNNWAKGHYTEGAELIDSVLDVVRKEAENCDCLQGFQVCHSLGGGTGSGMGTLLISKIREEYPDRMMLTFSVFPSPKVSDTVVEPYNATLSVHQLVENADECMVLDNEALYDICFRTLKLTNPSFGDLNHLISTTMSGVTCCLRFPGQLNSDLRKLAVNLIPFPRLHFFMVGFTPLTSRGSQQYRALTIPELTQQMWDARNMMCAADPRHGRYLTASAMFRGRMSTKEVDEQMIAVQNKNSSYFVEWIPNNVKSSVCDVPPSGMTMSATFMGNSTSIQEMFRRVSEQFTVMFRRKAFLHWYTGEGMDEMEFTEAESNMNDLVSEYQQYQDAAADEEEHETEEVEED; this is encoded by the exons ATGAGAGAGATCCTCCACATCCAGGCAGGGCAGTGCGGCAACCAGATCGGGAGCAAGTTCTGGGAGGTGGTCTGCGACGAGCACGGCATCGACAAGAAGGGCATCTACGTCGGCACCTCCCCCCTCCAGCTCGAGCGGGTCAACGTCTACTACAATGAAGCCAGCGGCGGGCGGTACGTGCCGAGGGCCGTGCTCATGGACCTCGAACCCGGGACGATGGATGCGCTCCGCACCGGCCCCTATGGCAAGATCTTCCGGCCTGACAACTTCGTCTTCGGCCAGTCTGGGGCGGGGAACAACTGGGCTAAAGGCCACTACACCGAGGGCGCCGAGCTCATCGATTCCGTTCTCGATGTCGTCCGCAAGGAGGCCGAGAACTGTGATTGCCTCCAAG GGTTTCAGGTGTGTCACTCACTGGGAGGGGGGACTGGGTCGGGGATGGGGACGCTGCTGATATCCAAGATAAGGGAGGAATATCCGGACAGGATGATGCTGACGTTCTCGGTGTTTCCATCGCCGAAGGTGTCTGACACGGTGGTGGAGCCGTACAACGCGACGCTGTCGGTGCACCAGCTGGTGGAGAACGCCGACGAGTGCATGGTGCTGGACAACGAAGCCTTGTATGATATCTGCTTCAGGACCCTCAAGCTCACCAACCCCAGCT TCGGCGACCTGAACCACCTCATATCGACGACGATGAGCGGCGTGACGTGCTGCCTCCGGTTCCCGGGTCAGCTGAACTCGGACCTCCGGAAGCTGGCGGTCAACCTGATCCCCTTCCCCCGTCTCCACTTCTTCATGGTGGGCTTCACCCCTCTCACCTCCCGGGGGTCCCAGCAGTACCGCGCCCTCACCATCCCGGAGCTCACCCAGCAGATGTGGGACGCCCGCAACATGATGTGCGCCGCCGACCCCCGCCACGGCCGCTACCTCACCGCCTCCGCCATGTTCCGCGGCCGCATGAGCACCAAGGAGGTCGACGAGCAGATGATCGCCGTCCAGAACAAGAACTCCTCCTACTTCGTCGAGTGGATCCCCAACAACGTCAAGTCCAGCGTCTGCGACGTCCCCCCCTCCGGCATGACCATGTCCGCCACCTTCATGGGCAATTCCACCTCCATCCAGGAGATGTTCAGGCGCGTCTCCGAGCAGTTCACCGTCATGTTCCGAAGGAAGGCCTTCCTCCATTGGTACACGGGCGAAGGAATGGATGAGATGGAGTTCACCGAGGCGGAGAGCAACATGAACGACCTGGTCTCCGAGTACCAGCAGTACCAGGATGCGGCGGCCGACGAGGAGGAGCACGAGACCGAGGAGGTGGAGGAGGATTAA
- the LOC105042887 gene encoding uncharacterized protein, which produces MRRLSKIPSSLLKKQTTTPNSHRFSSSASAALIQVVPEEKETSSTNSSPSSKNSCGFSSVEVLETLSSLEGKPDAAFAYFNNTKTLGFRHDQSSYSEMVRILGNSGHKKKLISLFSELVSSNINTGFEVSVLFNALLQRLRRPEMLILLFDALIKAHAICGKPKEAARAFFQLPGLGFVPSAKSCNFLMNFLAKGGDLEMVMTVFNQMKRFGRSLDAYTFTILIKSFCQAAKVEEALDVLNEMEEMGIKPDEITYLTIIEGMCSNGKSDLGYVFLKVIVREGLPLKRMAYNKVIGGFCREVKLQEAEKVLEDMARQNVLPDMFSYKCLIRGYCASNNLLRVLDLYEEMISKGIRPDHVIVSLLLQCFCKVGMASEALVYFKRFKDSGLYLDKILYNIAIDVHCKLGNMNDAVQLFQEMKCQGLIPDRIHFTNLINGYCRKGEMYNAHKVFTDMVKSNVEPDLVTYNILSTGFCRNGLVKEAFDLLKYMLDRGIEPDAITYSMIIVSLCRGGKLKEATVLFKSLEGREIGQRLVLFSTMVCGYLECGSTKEAYALFIRVSKQGHLVDEIACSKLISELCREGDVERASMVFELMLKMDVTPDVISYSKLIAAYSQVGDMRHARVWFKDLIERGLPPDVVLYTTLMNGYCKVNHLQEACELFVDMIKRGIKPDVVACTVMLDGHLKEILQQSWLNNDKEKGRAEIRAKSSTLLNCMTTMEIKPDVIFYTVLIDGQCKMDHVHDAHKLFEEMMVGGVIPDVVTYTTLVSGYCSQGEVCKAEDLLEDMLHQRIRPDAVTFFVLDRWSLRFRHLQL; this is translated from the coding sequence ATGCGGCGGCTCTCCAAAATCCCATCTTCTCTTCTCAAAAAACAAACCACCACTCCGAATTCCCACCGCTTCTCTTCCTCGGCATCCGCCGCTCTTATTCAAGTAGTCCCGGAGGAGAAAGAGACCTCCAGCACCAATTCAAGCCCCTCTTCAAAAAATTCTTGTGGATTCTCTTCTGTTGAGGTTCTTGAGACCTTGAGCAGTCTTGAGGGGAAGCCCGACGCTGCTTTCGCCTACTTTAACAACACCAAGACCCTCGGTTTTCGGCACGACCAATCCAGCTACTCGGAGATGGTTCGCATCCTAGGCAACTCGGGTCACAAGAAAAAGTTGATATCTTTGTTCTCGGAGCTCGTTTCATCGAACATCAATACGGGTTTCGAAGTGTCAGTTCTCTTTAATGCCCTTTTGCAGAGATTGCGTCGACCGGAGATGTTAATTCTTCTGTTTGATGCATTGATCAAGGCGCATGCCATTTGTGGGAAGCCCAAGGAGGCTGCCCGTGCTTTCTTCCAGCTTCCTGGACTCGGTTTCGTGCCATCAGCAAAGTCTTGCAATTTTCTTATGAATTTCCTGGCTAAAGGTGGCGACTTGGAGATGGTGATGACTGTTTTTAATCAGATGAAGAGGTTTGGAAGGAGCCTGGATGCTTACACATTTACCATTTTGATCAAATCATTCTGCCAAGCTGCGAAAGTAGAAGAGGCGCTTGATGTGTTGAATGAAATGGAGGAGATGGGAATTAAGCCTGATGAGATCACGTACCTGACGATTATAGAAGGGATGTGCAGCAATGGGAAATCAGATTTGGGTTATGTATTTCTTAAGGTGATTGTAAGAGAGGGCCTCCCTTTGAAGCGCATGGCTTATAATAAAGTGATTGGTGGCTTTTGTAGAGAGGTGAAGCTTCAGGAGGCTGAAAAGGTTTTGGAGGACATGGCGAGACAAAATGTGCTCCCCGATATGTTTAGTTACAAATGTCTTATTAGAGGTTATTGTGCAAGCAATAACCTCTTAAGAGTTCTAGATCTTTATGAGGAGATGATCTCAAAGGGTATCAGACCGGATCATGTCATTGTGAGCCTTTTGCTCCAATGTTTCTGTAAAGTGGGCATGGCTTCCGAGGCTTTAGTGTACTTTAAGAGGTTTAAGGACTCAGGACTTTACCTTGACAAGATTTTGTATAATATTGCGATAGATGTTCACTGCAAGCTGGGAAATATGAATGATGCAGTTCAACTGTTTCAAGAGATGAAGTGTCAGGGCTTGATTCCGGATAGAATCCATTTCACGAATTTGATAAATGGGTACTGCCGCAAAGGTGAAATGTATAATGCTCACAAGGTGTTTACTGATATGGTGAAGAGCAATGTGGAGCCCGACCTTGTTACCTACAATATACTTTCTACTGGATTTTGTAGGAATGGGCTTGTGAAGGAGGCATTTGATCTTCTGAAATATATGTTGGACAGAGGTATTGAGCCTGATGCCATCACCTATAGTATGATTATTGTGAGCCTCTGTAGAGGTGGCAAGTTGAAGGAGGCAACTGTACTATTTAAATCCTTAGAGGGGAGGGAGATTGGTCAACGTTTAGTTCTTTTTAGCACTATGGTTTGTGGATACTTAGAATGTGGTAGTACAAAAGAAGCCTACGCACTTTTCATTAGAGTGTCTAAGCAAGGGCATCTTGTGGATGAGATTGCATGCTCCAAACTTATTTCTGAGCTTTGTAGGGAGGGAGATGTAGAGAGAGCTTCCATGGTGTTTGAGTTGATGCTCAAGATGGATGTTACCCCAGATGTAATTTCCTATAGCAAACTTATTGCAGCTTATTCTCAGGTTGGAGATATGAGACATGCTCGGGTTTGGTTTAAGGATCTGATTGAACGAGGGCTTCCCCCTGATGTTGTTTTGTACACTACACTAATGAATGGCTACTGCAAGGTTAATCATTTACAAGAAGCCTGTGAATTGtttgttgatatgatcaaaagaGGGATCAAACCTGATGTGGTTGCATGCACAGTTATGTTGGATGGTCATTTGAAAGAAATCTTGCAACAAAGTTGGTTAAATAATGACAAGGAAAAGGGAAGAGCTGAAATAAGAGCCAAATCTTCGACATTGTTAAATTGCATGACCACAATGGAGATCAAACCTGATGTCATTTTTTACACTGTGTTGATTGATGGACAATGCAAGATGGATCATGTTCACGATGCCCATAAATTATTTGAGGAGATGATGGTAGGTGGGGTGATACCTGATGTAGTCACCTATACTACTTTAGTAAGTGGTTACTGCAGTCAGGGAGAAGTATGTAAGGCTGAAGACCTGTTAGAGGATATGCTACATCAAAGAATACGACCTGATGCTGTCACATTTTTTGTCCTGGATCGGTGGAGCTTGAGGTTCAGACATTTACAGCTCTGA